A segment of the Salvelinus namaycush isolate Seneca chromosome 3, SaNama_1.0, whole genome shotgun sequence genome:
ACAGCATTTCTTTCATAAATGGCAAACCACTGAATGTGCCCCAGTTGCCAAATGTGTGCAATTGTTTTAGAttgtcagagagagaaaaatatattttatataataaatataattgGTTACTATTTAAGTATTATAGTCACTCCCAAATAACATCACATTTTCAGTGTACACGCTAACCTGATAAAATAATTTCCTAATTTCACTcaagtaaaacatgacataaaaCAATATCTGAGAAATACAAGTGCTTCCTTGGGTTACTAGGGACAATAGCTCAAGAAACACCATTTTAGACTGAGGAAAACAATGGGTGTTCATTTTACAAATGAACCCTAACTTAAATAACTACTAAGTCAACATCTTTAAGAGATAAATGACAAAACATAAGGACCTAGTAATTTAAATTAACTCTTCATTCAGTGAATGTGATGTTCATACCAAAAACAGCACATACAGTACTTGTAATGTTGAAACATTCTCCAATGTTAAACTTAGATTTAGGCACTGAGTGTGTTTGATTTTCACAAGTGTGTCCCGGATGGACGGAGTTGACACTTCATTTAGAAATTGGCAGTGCCGATTGTCAACTTTATCTTTCACTGTTGCTGTGACAAAGATCCTGACAGCTAGCATTGAGTAACAAGTGTCAATGGCACAAAATGAAACTGCACTCACAATAAAGCCAATCCTACTTGAACCATTCAACACTAACCATAGCTGAATTCACCTATTACTTCATAAATGGCCCATCATTGTTTTGCATTAAAATAGTTTTCGCAAAAAGTTAAATTTTGGAGACAGAAGACTGTATTTCCCAAATCACAGAAAATAAAAGGACAGACATCTAACCTACCTCACTGCACTACTTCAGGAGTGTGCTGTAGTAGAGtcaaagatttgtataactaaaccaagatagaccacagcctgtcgtttccaatgggaacaagTGAGTCATAGTGGgaagaacaagcaaggaggtgggcagagccaagcacgagctagcgagatcctattagCCCGTTCTAGCAAACATCTGCATATTTATTTTAAGGAActcctactctgtgaagtgcgtgTGTGCAATAACTTaattcgcctttgcactcctaaacaatgCCATTTTTTACAACTTTGGCGAAGATtaaagtctacaaaacgtagtccactctgttcataacagattctagttttgggaacagaaaattgtattgagatcaaatgtttcattgatGAGAAAATATGCAGAATGTCAGCCAAAATCCATCTTGTTGCATGTTCTCCCACTGCCGGTCACtcggcttcctctcactaccatattgggtagtgagtggaaacgccaagtgGATGCGTCACaattatacatccggtgaaatatctgtctcattgttctatctgtggtaggGTGCTTTGATTTTGTATTTGGCTGTTAATCCATTCAAAACAAAATAGGCTAAACTAAACTACATATTCATAAATCCTTTGAGGGAGAAACTTAATTCAATATATCATCATAACAAGTATGGTGGTCCTTAATTTAACCAAATATGTCTGGTCCTTAAAATGGTGTCTATTGCAGTCATCGGAGGATAGACTGGTGGTCGTGCAACTCGCTGACTAAAAGCTAAGCAGGGCCGGgttcaaatcaattcaaattcAGGAAGTTTGTTGAGAGTTCAAGTCGTGAACCAGAAGTATCCTCATTGAAAACGCACATTTTTCAACAGATTCAACAAAATGCCCTAAGTGAATTGGGCCCGACCCGGATGCTAAGTGCAGTGTGTGTTAGGTCATCATGGAGGAGCTCATCATGGGGGAGCTCTGCAGGACTGAGTTCTGCTCAAAACACACTCTCTTCAGTGGTGGCGCTCCAGaacactcctcttcctcctgtgtGGGGAAATACAGCCAGGTTTGTTTGAATCCATGTTTTATCAGTTTAATGTATGCTGTTCTGAGTATATTGTTGGACAACCTATGAGTCTGATGTGGTGTATTAAACAGTCTTGAAAGTAAATCGGTTGAGTGACAAAGCTGTggtgtcaaagtggaatgatcaTTGAGATATTAGATGTGCTTTACCTGAGCAGTGAGGGGCAACAGGTCCTCTTTAATCAGCAATGGAGGTTCATCAGCCAATTCACTTGGCAATGATGAATCTGAAAACCAAAAATGTATATTTACTTAACCTCTAAATAATCAGAAGATATTTTTGATCTTATTGAAATCAGAAAAATGGAATAAGTGTGCACAtttgcatgtgcgtgtgtgcatctgtcggtctgtctgcctATCTCACCCTCCATGATCTCCTGGCCCAGAGTGGGAGGCTGGGAGTCGTCTGTGCGGAAGTCACACAGATTCTTCGGGCTAAGAGGTTCACTGAGCTGGGGGCTGGAGTTACTGCTGCTGTCCACTTTGGGCTGGTACACATCAGAAAAGGAGCTCTGGTTACTGTTCTCATCTGGGGAGGAAGAGAGTACAGGAAATAGGAGGAAATGTCAAAAGCTCAAGGCCAGTACATGGTGAGGTCATATGTCACTCAAAACGGTTTTACATCCTTACCATGAAAATCCAGAAGACTTGAGTGTGGGTTTTCTGAGGCTGGATCCGTGGAGAAGCGATTCAGCTCCCTGACTGCCCCAACCGGGACTGCCTTACTCTTCTCCTTCTACAAGAAGAGAAATCAAATTCAGACACTGCATTTTTAGGTAGCAACACATTAGAAACTGACATAGCTAGCTTATTAAATAAGAAAATAACTTGCTTCCTTTGTATCCACCACTGGGACCCATTTGAATATCCTTAAAGATGTGTCCCCGACAGTCACCCATTTCTTCTCCCTGTAGAAAACAATGTGATTGCACTCCATTACATTCAAATGGTTCAAGGGTCAAGTGCACCTGTTGAAATATCCCTTCCATAGAGTGAGATGCTATTAGTGAAAACTGCTACAAATGAGCGAGGATACACCTCACTGGCTATGGTTGGCTAGCATCTTATTGATTACTACATGACTGTCACTGCATACTTGCTTCCTAGTCTGTCTGTCAATTCATATTAGAAAGCTAGCTAACTAGGTTTACTCAAATCCTACTTTTGGGTCCGCCTCTTGATGAAAAGCCACTTGTCTTGAGGGAGAAAGCTTCACAGTGATTCTCATTGGCTGTGCTCTCGGTCTTTCACTGTCATTTTGTCTCAAACCACGCCTCCCTGTCGCTGAACTTTGTATATGCAATCTTTTATGATCTTTCACACAAATAAACAGTGTTGTGCTTACCATCTTCTGACCCTCTCAATGACCGCCATGACCTTCTTCATGTCATCTTTAGCACGGCTTCGTGTCTCAGCGCGAACCGAGCGTCCAGACATGTTTGTGGTTGGTTTTAGTTTGATTTGCCTCCGACAGACTGTTAAACCACAGACAGGAGTAACCCAGACACGTCACAGTGGCTATAAAGCTGAAGCATCCGTTTAAAACGTTTtctcaccaccaaatatggtagtgagaggaagtccAGTCGCGGGTAGTGGGAAAGTATGGAACTAGGTGAAACAGAGCCAgcattctgctaattttctcatcgatgaaacatctGATCTCAAAAcatttttctgttcccaaaactacaatCTGTTACGAACACAGTGCACTAAGTTGTAGATGTGACACTtgcgttgtttaggagtgcaaggtCGAATTGAGTTTGCGCACTTCGGTAAATATGCAAATATAAGCTACAACGCGCCAATGGGATCTCGCTAGCTAGTGCTTGGCTTTGCCCACCTCCTTGCTAATTCTGCTCACAATGCTTAATTTGCTCTCACTGTAAACGACACCGATGaactatcttggtttagttataaataCTTTGGTTTAGCTTTTAAACTCTCCGTCCTGCCCCGACTCTCGCGAGCTTTCGGGATCCATTCACATCATGTTCTCATAGAACGCCCTCCCTAAATTCGCATGTGTTACGTGAAGTTACCAGCTGGGGTCACTTGTTACATTGTAGTTACACTGTGGCATCCCTGAGCTTTATTGTTAGTTTAGGAACCGTAGAAAGACAAGACACCCCAGCAGGATTCTGGTCCTAttatcaaattaaattgtatttgtcacatgcgccaaataccgtgaaatgcttacttactagccCTGAACTAACactgcagttaagaaaatatttaataaataaactaaagtaaaaaagaaaaaagagcaaaggctatatacaggggttaccagtACCGAATAAATGAGCGGGGGTACATGTAGGTAcaacatttttattacatttttaaaaaggtacAAAGACCACCAGAGTCAAAGCAAATGCTCCTATAGTAGTATTACTGGTCGATGTAGAGGTAAGGTAACACATAGTATTCTTGATTTTTGGAGGCAGGCAGAgcattcagaaaacaaaacagagCCATATTTCTGTAGAAAcacatgatttattaaaaccaGCATGCAAATGCCACATCCCTGACAGGAGTCAAATTGCAGGCCATTCTGTGAAGAGgcagtgtgagagagaaagggaggaagagagagatagaaagagggatcTACACAGCCAGCCCGGGGGGTCTTTAGTTCTTTAGTCCTTGGGTGCCGTGAGCACAGTGTCTAGCGTGCTCTGCACCTCCTGTATCTGCTGCTGCAGCCTTTGTTTCATACCCTCGTTCTGGGCATTCTTCAGCATGGCTTGCATGTCCTGGATGGCTGCACGGTAGCCTGGCGCATTGTGGAACACACGTACCGCCCGGTCCCCGCTGCACACCAGGTAGCGGCTGTTGATGTCAAACCTCAGCTCGGTGATCTCCTCGCTGTGGACTCCGTGGAACTCCTCCTCCAGCTGACCAGTGGATGTGCTGTACATGGCCACGCTGCAGCTGTTGGAGATAGCCACCACGCGGGCGTCTGGCGACAGGGCCACCCGGCTGCCTTCCGACGACTGGCAAGGCACCGACTTCAGGAGGTACGGGTCTTGTTGCTTTTTGTACTCCACGTCTGTGTCCCACAGCCGCCAAGTGCCGTCCTTGGAGACGGTGGCCATTCTGGGGGAAATCGGAGACAGCTTCAAATATCAATGGGGAATGTAATCATAATGTCATTCATGGAAATCAACCATTGATGTTTCGATAGGATACCAGACAATGCATACCTTACCTGCGTGAGTCGTTAGAGAAGGCAAAGGAGTGGACCCCTGCTGAATGGCCCTTCAGGTCGAAGGCGCGGGTCACCTCTTTGAAGTCACCACCCTTCCCGAAGCACACTTCCCATACCTTCACGTCAGGAGTGAAGCCACAGGAAGCCACAAACCTGAAGACAGAACCATCCAAAACGTATTTACCTGAGAGCACTATTACAttagctaccccccccccccccccccccacacacacacacacttaggggACTGTACTGACCTTCCACAGGGTGAAATGGCAGCGTAGGAGTTGGTCATCTGGTTGGTGATGATAGAGGCCAGTACCTCTCCTTTCAGGTCCCAGATGAGGATGTTGGTGTCGGTGGAGGCACTCATGATGAACTTGCCTGGAACACAGAAAACAAATAAGGGAGAGCGATGAGAGTTTAGACAATAACAAGGGTCTCTTCCATAACTTCTAACATtcataactttaaaaaaaaaacgcaTATCACGCAGTCACGTCTTCCTGCCTTTTAATCATTCAGCCTGAATACATTTAGCCATCATACCCGTCTCTGCGATGCCGATATTGATGACATTGGCCTTGTGTTTCTGTGGGAAGTCTTCAGGGGCAGCTTTGAAAGCGAAGCTCCCATCATCCTTCTTGGTCATCTTGAAGATGCGAATGGTATCGCCGTTAGCCAGCCAAGTAATGAAGGCCCTTCATACCAAGACAGAGCAAGTATAGAAAGACAAGAGGCTCTATCCACCtatctatatatacagttgaagtcagaagtttacatacacttaggttggagtcattaaaactcatttttcaaccactccacaaatttcttgttaacaaactagttttggcaagtcgtttaggacatctactttatgcatgacatgtgatttttccaacaattgtttactgacagattatttcactgtatcacaattccagtgggtcagaagtttacatacaccaagttgattgtgcctttaaactgcttggaaaattccagaaaattatgtcatggctttagaagcttctgataggctaattgacatcatttgagtcaattggaggtgtacctgtggatgtatttcaaggcctaccttcaaactcagtgcctctttgcttgacatcatgggaaaatcaaaagaaatcagccaagacatcagaaaaaaattgtagaaccacaagtctggttcatccttgggagcaatttccaaacacctgaaggtaccacattcatctgtacaaacaatagtacacaagtataaacaccatgggaccacgtagccgccataccgctcaggaaggagacgcgttctgtctcctagagttgaacgtactttggtgcaaaaagtgcaaatcaatcccagaacaacagcaaaggaccttgtggagaaaacaggtacaaacatatctatatccacagtaaaatgagtcctatatcgacataacctgaaaggccactcagcaaggaagaagccactgctccaaaaccgccataaaaaagccagactacggtttgcaactgcatatgggaacaaaaatcgtactttttggagaaatgtcctctggtctgatgaaacaaaaatagaactgtttcgccaaaatgaccatcgttatgtttggaggaaaaaggcctCCCTTGCATGCCATAGAAccccatcccaactgtgaagcacaggggttgcagcatcatgttgtgggggtgctttgctgcaggagggactggtgcacttcacaaagtagatggcatcatgaggaaagaaaattatg
Coding sequences within it:
- the LOC120031023 gene encoding B-cell CLL/lymphoma 7 protein family member B-A-like gives rise to the protein MSGRSVRAETRSRAKDDMKKVMAVIERVRRWEKKWVTVGDTSLRIFKWVPVVDTKEKEKSKAVPVGAVRELNRFSTDPASENPHSSLLDFHDENSNQSSFSDVYQPKVDSSSNSSPQLSEPLSPKNLCDFRTDDSQPPTLGQEIMEDSSLPSELADEPPLLIKEDLLPLTAQEEEECSGAPPLKRVCFEQNSVLQSSPMMSSSMMT
- the LOC120031049 gene encoding transducin beta-like protein 2, with the translated sequence MEFAALFALTLLIGMLIILVAVAVGKQKGEISEQLEQNELDSVAERNAVKAPTAKKQKQQQRPRKEKAQQHTFSHPLLASSLKSHSGNVTSLDFSSNGKYLATCADDRTVRIWSTKEFLDRDHKCLRANVELDHATLVRFSPDSRAFITWLANGDTIRIFKMTKKDDGSFAFKAAPEDFPQKHKANVINIGIAETGKFIMSASTDTNILIWDLKGEVLASIITNQMTNSYAAISPCGRFVASCGFTPDVKVWEVCFGKGGDFKEVTRAFDLKGHSAGVHSFAFSNDSRRMATVSKDGTWRLWDTDVEYKKQQDPYLLKSVPCQSSEGSRVALSPDARVVAISNSCSVAMYSTSTGQLEEEFHGVHSEEITELRFDINSRYLVCSGDRAVRVFHNAPGYRAAIQDMQAMLKNAQNEGMKQRLQQQIQEVQSTLDTVLTAPKD